The nucleotide sequence GATGCACTTCAATGGTGCGTTGCAACACCGGGTCTTCAATCAGGCTGAGCGACGCGGGCTGGGTATAAATGCGATCGGTACGGGTAGCAAAGGTCAGGTCGCCCTGCTGGCTGTCGGTTTTGCCATCGTTAACCTTGTCGATAAAGGTGTCGCCCAGACCGCCAATACGGATCTTGCTGATATCTCCAATCTGGAAATAGGTATGCAACGCGCTGGTGATGCTGTAATCGCCGTGGCATTCGAGTTCCATGCGGCATTCCTGCGCGCTTAAATGGAAACGTGCCAGTACGGTAAACGCGTGCGGCCAGACGGCGCGTGTTTGTTCGGAATCACGCAGCGTGAAGGTGAGGGCAACGCCGTTCGCGTCTTCACTGTGAGAAGTGAACTCCCACGCCAGCAGGCGGCCAAAGCCGTGGTTGGGCTGCGCGGCCGGACCAAACCAGGGGAAACAGATGGGTACGCCGCCACGAATCGCCACGCCGTGCTCGAATGGCGTATTGTCGCTCAGCCACAGTACCGGTTGCTCGCCTTTGGGCTGCCAGCTAATCAAATGGGCGCCTTGCAGCGCGACTGCGGCACGAACCTGCGGATGATCCACCACGATAATCGGCAGTTGGTCCAGCTGGCGCTGGCTCAGGTGTGGGGTGATCGCATTATTGATGGGAAGTGAATAAATTTTATCGTTCATGGTATTGGTTTTGCCTTGATGGTCTTGTTTTATACCCTAAATCATTTGAGTTGCAAGATAACACGCTCGCGTGTTGAACAACGCACCTGCAACGTGAAGTATGACGGGTATATACCCAATAAAAAAGGGCGACTCATGTCGCCCTTTCATCATCTGCTCATCGCCACATTATTTGGAGATGTGGGCGATCAGATCCAGAACCTTGTTGGAGTAGCCGGTTTCGTTGTCATACCAGGAAACCAGTTTCACGAAGGTGTCGCTCAGTGCGATACCGGCTTTGGCATCGAACACGGAGGTCAGTTTTTCGCCGTTGAAATCGGTGGAAACCACGTCATCTTCGGTGTAACCCAGAACGCCTTTCAGCTCGCCTTCAGACGCGGCTTTGATCGCTGCACAAATTTCTTTGTAAGTCGCCGGTTTTTCCAGACGAGCAGTCAGGTCAACCACGGATACGTTCGGGGTCGGTACGCGGAACGCCATACCCGTCAGTT is from Dickeya dianthicola NCPPB 453 and encodes:
- a CDS encoding D-hexose-6-phosphate mutarotase, which encodes MNDKIYSLPINNAITPHLSQRQLDQLPIIVVDHPQVRAAVALQGAHLISWQPKGEQPVLWLSDNTPFEHGVAIRGGVPICFPWFGPAAQPNHGFGRLLAWEFTSHSEDANGVALTFTLRDSEQTRAVWPHAFTVLARFHLSAQECRMELECHGDYSITSALHTYFQIGDISKIRIGGLGDTFIDKVNDGKTDSQQGDLTFATRTDRIYTQPASLSLIEDPVLQRTIEVHHAHHSDVVAWNPGAELSRTISDMTDDGYQTFVCVETARVTQPFVATTQAPARLTTTLRLRK